The genomic DNA TCATTAAGTTTCGCGTTAAGATATTAGCCCCTTCAACCGTAATAGCCACCGGCATACCGTAGTATGGATGCGACAGATAATTCATAGGTCCTTGCTGAATTGCCCGTCCCGAATGGATATCCATAGCGTCATTTAACACTGTGCGACCCATTTCCGTCATATGATACTTAGCAATGGCCGTTACGATCCCCGGCTTTTCACCACTATCGAGGGCAGTCGTAGTTAAGGTACGGCTGGCCTCAAGCAGATACGTGAGCCCACCAATTCGACCTAAGCTTTCCGCCACCCCTTCAAAACGCCCAATGGACAACCCAAACTGTTTACGTACAAAAGAATAGGCACCGGTTGTTTTGGCGGTTAAATGCCCCACAGAAGCCCCTAATGCCGGCAGAGAAATACCGCGCCCTGCTGACAAACACTCCACTAACATGCGCCAACCTTTGCCCGCGTAATCCGCGCCACCAATTAACCAATCAATTGGAATGAATACCTTCTCACCTCGAGTTGGTCCATTCATGAACGCCAAACCTAATGGATCGTGTCGTTCACCATTTTCTACTCCAGGGTGATCGGTCGGTATTAATGCGCAAGTGATGCCTAAATCTTGACCTTTACCTAGCAGGTTTTCTGGATCTTGCAGCTTAAAAGCTAAGCCTAATACCGTTGCCACTGGCGCTAAAGTGATATAGCGCTTGTTCCAACTCAATTCAATGCCTAAAACTTTCTCACCATTATGCTCGCCATAACAGACATGGCCACTATCAGGAATAGCCCCCGCATCCGATCCCGCTTCAGGCCCTGTTAGAGCAAAACATGGAATCTCTTCACCTACTGCTAACCTTGGTAACCAATACTCTTTTTGTTGCTGGGTACCATAGTGTGACAACAATTCACCGGGTCCTAATGAATTGGGCACCATCACCGTGACTGCAGCACTTAAACTGCGGGATGCGATTTTGGTCACTATGGTGGAATTGGCTAATGATGAAAACTCTCGGCCTCCGTATTGCTTGGCAATCACCAACGAGAAGAATCCTTCTTTTTTCAGGTAACTCCATACCTCTTCCGGTAGATCGCGATCTTTTTGCACAATCTGATAATCGTCTATCATATCCAGTAGAGCTTCTACTTGAACATCAATAAAGCTTTGCTCATCACTGCTTAATGTTGGCTTTGGATAGGCGTGCAATTTTTCCCAATCAGGCGCACCAGAAAATAAGTCCCCTTCCCACCAAACACTGCCGGCTTCCATTGCCTCTCGCTCAGTGTCTGATAATGGTGGTAACACCTTTTTAAACATTTTAAATGCGGGATCACTGACCCATTTCCTTCTGTAAGAAGTCATATTCTTCCCCTTATCCATATTGGTTAATTATTGTGCACACATACCCGAAGCAAGAAACGGAACAATTTGTTCAAACATCTCTTCAACATCAGAGCTACCCTCAAATTCACTATTAGCGATATCCAATAAAGCCTCGCTTGAGGCCATAGTGAATACACAAGTCCCTAGCGTGAAATGCAGTCGCCAAAATAAAGTTTGTTTATCGAGATTAGGATTGGCGGTTTGCACCGCACAGTAAAACCTCTGCAATACATCACCGTAACGAGTGGTAATAAACCATCTTAAGTGACCCTGAACATCGCTGTAACCGCGACCGACTAGAAGTAAAAACCGGCTCGAGCCTCTATCAAATTCATGGTCTAATTTAATTAATGGTGATTTAAGCGCGTAAAATACATCACGCATAGACAAGGCTTCCCTTAACTCTAACTCATTGAGTTCACTATCAAGTTCTCTCATAAACTTTTCTAGATAACGGTTTAACACCGCTCGAATTAGGGTTTTCTTATCACCAAAATGATAATTAACGGAGGCAAGGTTAACGTTCGCTTGACTGGTTATGGCTCTCAGGGAGGTATCTTTAAAGCCTTTTTCAGCAAATAAAGATTCTGCCACCTCGATGATCTTCTGTTTTGTCAGCAATGTTGCGCCCATATTCAATCACTCGTATTAAACAGTTGTTTGAATTTAACAAAAACACAACAATAAGGCAACACAAAATAACAAAGAAGTCTGACCAGTCTCTTTTTTAGCTAATGAGAAATTAAATATTATTTATAAAACAATTAGTTACGAGGATTTCAAAGGGAAATTAAAAAATAAATGAAAAAATGTGCAGATAAATTGAACTCTTTTAAAAATGGCCGGTCATATTATATGTAGACAACAGAGCCACATGTATTTGAATTAATGTTTACTGTTGATTACAACTAATGTTTTTTCTTTTAATTCCTATGTTTGTATCAGCCCAATCCATTTTGATTGGGCTTTTTTTTTGTTGGTACAAAGGGACTCTCAGCAACCGCGCCGAAAACACCCTTGCCAAAAAGCAACATGTTGATCACCTACAATCACCATGATTAGCACTATGAGCATCAATTGCTTTCTTCACCATAAAAAAAGGGAGAGCATAAATGCTCTCCCTTATCATTCACTTTGTTTAAAATTAAGCCTCAGCTTGCACCTTGGCTTCTACCCTCTTTGGCAAAGAGATACTCAACATA from Vibrio rarus includes the following:
- a CDS encoding acyl-CoA dehydrogenase produces the protein MTSYRRKWVSDPAFKMFKKVLPPLSDTEREAMEAGSVWWEGDLFSGAPDWEKLHAYPKPTLSSDEQSFIDVQVEALLDMIDDYQIVQKDRDLPEEVWSYLKKEGFFSLVIAKQYGGREFSSLANSTIVTKIASRSLSAAVTVMVPNSLGPGELLSHYGTQQQKEYWLPRLAVGEEIPCFALTGPEAGSDAGAIPDSGHVCYGEHNGEKVLGIELSWNKRYITLAPVATVLGLAFKLQDPENLLGKGQDLGITCALIPTDHPGVENGERHDPLGLAFMNGPTRGEKVFIPIDWLIGGADYAGKGWRMLVECLSAGRGISLPALGASVGHLTAKTTGAYSFVRKQFGLSIGRFEGVAESLGRIGGLTYLLEASRTLTTTALDSGEKPGIVTAIAKYHMTEMGRTVLNDAMDIHSGRAIQQGPMNYLSHPYYGMPVAITVEGANILTRNLMIFGQGATRCHPYVLSEMELASEQDTELAASKFDGLLFKHIAHATKNSVGALSAALTGSLFISAPVTGATKSYYKQLTRLSRALAVSSDFAMLTLGGDLKRKELISARLGDLLSYLYLASAALKKYQDEGEQKQDLPFVQYALDHCLYNGAKALQQAYANFPVSWAKYAMKALVFPLGNHFKPPSDALTLKVANLLMEQGEQRERLTQLCYVSDRDDDAVGIMERAFAAMHSVAPIEKKITKGVKDGRIDKKLPLHNKLNLAKQLGIISQQEVNEVIEADKLRYRAIQVDHFSHDFAEVRTNTPQPIRSVDNDAA
- a CDS encoding TetR/AcrR family transcriptional regulator, whose translation is MGATLLTKQKIIEVAESLFAEKGFKDTSLRAITSQANVNLASVNYHFGDKKTLIRAVLNRYLEKFMRELDSELNELELREALSMRDVFYALKSPLIKLDHEFDRGSSRFLLLVGRGYSDVQGHLRWFITTRYGDVLQRFYCAVQTANPNLDKQTLFWRLHFTLGTCVFTMASSEALLDIANSEFEGSSDVEEMFEQIVPFLASGMCAQ